A single region of the Rutidosis leptorrhynchoides isolate AG116_Rl617_1_P2 unplaced genomic scaffold, CSIRO_AGI_Rlap_v1 contig377, whole genome shotgun sequence genome encodes:
- the LOC139883266 gene encoding 14 kDa proline-rich protein DC2.15-like isoform X2, translating to MASRKSSSILALFLCLNILFFTLVTGHGCGQCHDPRPTPDPNPNPESCPRDALKLGICANVLGSLLNVTLGRPPVVPCCSLLEGLVDLEAAICLCTALRANILGINLNLPISLSLLLNVCSRRTPPGFQCA from the exons ATGGCTTCAAGAAAGAGCTCATCAATTCTTGCTCTCTTCCTTTGTCTCAACATTCTTTTCTTTACTCTCGTCACTGGTCATGGTTGTGGCCAATGTCATGATCCGAGACCAACACCAGACCCCAACCCTAACCCTG AATCATGCCCTAGGGACGCCCTCAAACTGGGAATTTGTGCAAATGTGTTGGGTTCATTGCTTAATGTGACACTTGGACGACCTCCAGTGGTTCCATGCTGCTCTCTCCTCGAAGGGCTCGTCGATCTGGAAGCTGCGATTTGTCTATGCACGGCACTAAGAGCCAACATTTTAGGTATTAACCTAAACCTTCCCATATCACTCAGCTTGCTACTCAATGTCTGTTCAAGGAGAACTCCTCCTGGCTTCCAATGTGCTTGA
- the LOC139883266 gene encoding lipid transfer protein EARLI 1-like isoform X1, with translation MASRKSSSILALFLCLNILFFTLVTGHGCGQCHDPRPTPDPNPNPGPNFPGPNPDPNNPYPQESCPRDALKLGICANVLGSLLNVTLGRPPVVPCCSLLEGLVDLEAAICLCTALRANILGINLNLPISLSLLLNVCSRRTPPGFQCA, from the coding sequence ATGGCTTCAAGAAAGAGCTCATCAATTCTTGCTCTCTTCCTTTGTCTCAACATTCTTTTCTTTACTCTCGTCACTGGTCATGGTTGTGGCCAATGTCATGATCCGAGACCAACACCAGACCCCAACCCTAACCCTGGTCCTAATTTCCCTGGCCCGAATCCTGACCCCAACAATCCGTATCCACAAGAATCATGCCCTAGGGACGCCCTCAAACTGGGAATTTGTGCAAATGTGTTGGGTTCATTGCTTAATGTGACACTTGGACGACCTCCAGTGGTTCCATGCTGCTCTCTCCTCGAAGGGCTCGTCGATCTGGAAGCTGCGATTTGTCTATGCACGGCACTAAGAGCCAACATTTTAGGTATTAACCTAAACCTTCCCATATCACTCAGCTTGCTACTCAATGTCTGTTCAAGGAGAACTCCTCCTGGCTTCCAATGTGCTTGA
- the LOC139883274 gene encoding oxysterol-binding protein-related protein 2A-like → MEIIFMHSWLILQTSEWIRIASSVNTEKQELEVASDEWYKKRNKMQTEKETPNSTFPQIERRTKLPDPAEKEKEVSLWSIIKDNVGKDLSRVCLPVYFNEPTSSLQRCFEELEYSHLLDQAYEYGKSGNSLQRILNVAAFAVSGYAASEGRDYKPFNPLLGETYEADYPDKGVRFFSEKVCHHPPILACHCDGRGWKLSADSNLRSKFWGTSIQLDPVGVLTLEFDDGEIFQWSKVTTSINNLILGKLNCYHHGKMHICGNRQYSCKLKFKEQSIIERNRNKVTGFVEDDSGKKVATLFGKWNDSMYYTYGDDDIKRHKDWNPSSSSSNSSLLWTRNKAPPNICRYNLSAFAITLNELTPGLKEKLPPTDSRLRPDQRHLENGEFEKANAEKQRLERRQRASRKLQENGWQPRWFGKKSEDGGFCYMGGYWEAREQGNWDGCPDIFGEIKQDTTC, encoded by the exons ATGGAGATCATATTCATGCACTCATGGCTGATTCTGCAAACTTCAG AATGGATCAGAATTGCTTCATCTGTTAATACTGAGAAACAAGAGCTTGAGGTGGCCTCTGATGAATGGTACAAAAAAAGGA ATAAGATGCAAACTGAAAAGGAGACACCTAATTCTACATTTCCACAAATTGAACGGCGAACGAAGCTTCCTGATCCTGCTGAGAAAGAGAAAGAAGTCAGCCTTTGGTCTATCATTAAAGATAATGTTGGGAAGGATCTCTCACGAGTTTGTCTTCCTGTTTACTTCAACGAACCAACGTCGTCCCTTCAGAGATGCTTTGAAGAATTGGAGTACTCACACCTTTTGGATCAGGCATACGAGTATGGAAAATCT GGGAACAGTCTTCAAAGAATATTAAATGTTGCAGCTTTTGCGGTCTCTGGATATGCTGCCTCTGAAGGCCGAGACTACAAACCTTTCAATCCTTTACTGGGAGAAACTTATGAAGCTGATTATCCCGACAAAGGAGTGCGCTTCTTCTCTGAGAAG GTCTGCCACCACCCACCAATCCTTGCCTGTCACTGTGATGGTAGAGGATGGAAGTTATCTGCCGACAGTAACCTCCGGTCAAAGTTTTGGGGCACGTCGATACAGCTCGACCCTGTTGGAGTTTTAACGCTAGAGTTTGATGATGGTGAAATATTTCAATGGAGCAAG GTTACTACAAGTATTAACAATCTCATCCTTGGTAAACTGAATTGCTATCATCATGGGAAAATGCACATATGTGGTAATCGTCAATACTCATGCAAACTCAAGTTCAAAGAGCAGTCTATTATCGAACGAAACCGGAATAAG GTTACTGGGTTTGTAGAAGATGATTCGGGGAAAAAGGTTGCCACATTATTTGGGAAATGGAATGATAGCATGTATTATACTTATGGCGATGATGATATCAAAAGGCACAAGGATTGGAATCCTTCATCTAGTTCATCAAATTCCTCACTGCTATGGACAAGGAATAAAGCACCTCCTAATATCTGTCGCTACAATTTATCTGCATTTGCAATCACTCTGAACGAGCTAACTCCAGGATTGAAG GAGAAGCTCCCACCCACGGATTCCAGGCTAAGACCAGACCAACGACATTTGGAAAACGGGGAATTTGAGAAGGCAAATGCCGAGAAACAGAGGTTGGAGAGACGACAAAGAGCG TCAAGGAAATTACAAGAAAATGGGTGGCAGCCAAGGTGGTTTGGGAAGAAAAGTGAGGATGGAGGGTTCTGCTACATGGGTGGATATTGGGAAGCACGTGAGCAAGGGAATTGGGATGGTTGTCCTGATATATTTGGTGAAATCAAACAAGACACTACTTGTTAA